A section of the Gloeobacter violaceus PCC 7421 genome encodes:
- a CDS encoding protochlorophyllide reductase — MAEQTVIITGASSGVGLHAADSLAQSGRWHVVMACRDKAKAQNAAASLGMRPQSYTIVHLDLASLASVRRFVQDFRALGQPLDALVCNAAVYTPTAREPRYTADGFELSVGTNHLGHFLLCNLLLEDLQNSPAAEPRLVILGTVTHNPKELGGSIPPRPDLGDLRGLEQGFKAPHTMIDGKAYNPVKAYKDSKVCNLLTMRELHRRFHTSHKITFSALYPGCVATSGLFRESPRLFQILFPVFQKYVTGGFVSEAEAGGRVAALVDDPAYSRSGVYWSWGNRQKKDGKSFIQDVSTEASDEDKARRLWDLSAGLVGLA, encoded by the coding sequence GGGCGCTGGCACGTGGTGATGGCCTGCCGAGATAAAGCCAAAGCCCAAAACGCCGCCGCCAGCCTAGGAATGCGCCCGCAAAGCTACACGATTGTGCATCTTGATCTTGCTTCGCTGGCGAGTGTGCGCCGGTTCGTCCAGGATTTTCGGGCGCTCGGACAGCCCCTCGACGCACTGGTGTGCAACGCGGCGGTGTACACGCCCACCGCCCGCGAGCCGCGCTACACCGCCGACGGCTTTGAGCTGAGCGTCGGCACCAACCACCTCGGCCATTTTTTGCTGTGCAATCTGTTGCTTGAAGATCTCCAAAATTCCCCCGCCGCCGAGCCGCGGCTGGTCATCCTCGGAACGGTTACCCACAACCCCAAGGAACTGGGCGGCAGCATCCCCCCCAGACCCGACCTGGGGGATCTGCGCGGGCTGGAGCAAGGCTTCAAAGCCCCCCACACGATGATCGACGGCAAGGCGTACAACCCCGTCAAAGCCTACAAAGACAGCAAAGTCTGCAACTTGCTCACCATGCGCGAGTTGCACAGGCGCTTCCACACTTCCCACAAAATCACCTTCAGCGCCCTTTACCCTGGCTGCGTGGCGACTTCCGGCCTGTTTCGCGAATCGCCCCGTTTGTTTCAAATCCTCTTTCCGGTGTTTCAAAAATACGTCACCGGTGGGTTCGTCTCCGAAGCGGAGGCAGGTGGCCGGGTTGCCGCCCTGGTAGATGACCCCGCCTACAGCCGCTCTGGAGTCTACTGGAGCTGGGGAAATCGCCAGAAAAAAGATGGCAAGTCCTTTATCCAGGACGTCTCCACTGAGGCGAGCGACGAGGACAAAGCCCGCCGCCTGTGGGATCTAAGCGCCGGACTGGTCGGACTTGCCTAA
- a CDS encoding single-stranded DNA-binding protein: MALLNQVHLVGRAGRDPEVRYFESGNVLCTVTLAVNRIRRKGEQEDQPDWSDLEIWGKTAEIASEYVRKGSLIGISGALAFNRWSDRTTQQARERPVIKVDQLELLGRAARPDEPESF, translated from the coding sequence ATGGCATTGCTCAATCAGGTCCATCTTGTCGGCCGGGCCGGCCGCGATCCCGAAGTGCGCTATTTCGAGTCCGGCAACGTGCTTTGCACAGTGACCCTGGCGGTCAACCGCATCCGGCGCAAGGGCGAACAAGAAGACCAGCCCGACTGGTCCGATCTCGAAATCTGGGGCAAGACCGCCGAGATTGCCAGTGAGTACGTGCGCAAGGGTTCGCTCATCGGTATCAGCGGTGCCCTCGCCTTCAACCGCTGGAGTGACCGCACCACCCAGCAAGCGCGTGAGCGGCCCGTGATCAAAGTCGACCAGCTCGAACTGCTCGGTCGCGCCGCTCGTCCGGACGAACCTGAATCTTTCTAA
- a CDS encoding single-stranded DNA-binding protein, with amino-acid sequence MNTIALLGTLHSAPQLRHTQDGLAQASVVLSFTTLKADEADYTVRVVLFATAAEEFHTNFHQGDAVIVEGRLHSESRAREDGTKERHVEVIARRVHAVAIPAAPATPAPASVPPATTKQHPPAAERKTAAPTARRPAPSARPPVAAAVADDDIPF; translated from the coding sequence ATGAATACGATTGCGCTTCTGGGCACGCTGCACTCCGCCCCGCAACTGCGCCACACCCAGGATGGCCTGGCCCAGGCCTCGGTGGTGCTGAGTTTTACGACCCTCAAAGCCGACGAAGCCGACTACACCGTCCGGGTCGTCCTCTTCGCCACCGCCGCCGAGGAGTTCCACACCAATTTCCACCAGGGGGACGCGGTGATCGTCGAGGGCCGCCTGCACAGCGAATCGCGCGCCCGCGAGGACGGCACCAAGGAGCGCCACGTCGAGGTGATCGCCCGGCGCGTCCACGCTGTGGCCATTCCCGCTGCCCCAGCCACTCCGGCTCCAGCCTCAGTCCCGCCCGCAACAACCAAACAGCACCCCCCAGCCGCCGAACGCAAAACCGCCGCCCCGACGGCCCGCCGTCCTGCGCCTTCGGCTCGGCCCCCCGTAGCCGCCGCCGTCGCCGACGACGACATCCCTTTCTAA
- a CDS encoding DUF5996 family protein produces MTVPVSSTATDAWPALPFAQWQDTYATLHLWTQIVGKIRLALSPRLNHWWQSTLYVTPRGLTTASIPYGTFTFEIAFDFLDHRLRIDTSDGIHRTIPLAPRSVADFYAELLETLKAMGIEVRIWTMPQEVAEPIPFEADRKHAAYDPQSVQRFWRILVQADRVMNAFRSRFIGKSSPVHFFWGSFDLAVTRFSGRRAPQHPGGVPNMADWVTREAYSHEVSSCGFWPGNASVEAVFYAYAYPKPDGFEQYSVQPEAAFYSAQMGEFLLPYEAVRQADDPEGTLLAFLQSTYEAAADLAQWDRRELERLPVAQSTR; encoded by the coding sequence ATGACGGTTCCCGTTTCTAGTACCGCCACCGACGCCTGGCCGGCTTTGCCTTTTGCGCAGTGGCAGGATACTTACGCAACTCTGCATCTTTGGACCCAGATCGTGGGCAAGATCCGTCTGGCGCTCTCGCCCCGGCTCAATCACTGGTGGCAATCCACCCTGTACGTCACGCCACGGGGGTTGACTACCGCGTCGATTCCTTACGGTACGTTCACTTTTGAGATCGCTTTTGACTTTCTCGATCACCGTCTGCGCATCGACACCAGCGACGGTATCCACAGAACGATCCCGCTTGCCCCCCGCTCCGTGGCCGATTTTTATGCAGAGTTGCTGGAGACGCTCAAGGCCATGGGTATCGAAGTGCGCATCTGGACGATGCCCCAGGAGGTGGCCGAACCGATTCCCTTCGAGGCGGATCGCAAGCACGCGGCCTACGATCCGCAGTCCGTCCAGCGCTTCTGGCGCATTCTGGTGCAGGCCGATCGGGTCATGAACGCTTTTCGCTCGCGATTTATCGGCAAGTCCAGCCCTGTGCATTTTTTTTGGGGCAGCTTCGATCTGGCGGTAACCCGTTTCTCCGGACGCCGTGCCCCCCAGCACCCGGGCGGGGTGCCGAACATGGCCGATTGGGTCACCCGGGAGGCCTATTCGCACGAAGTGAGCAGCTGTGGCTTCTGGCCCGGCAACGCCTCGGTGGAGGCGGTGTTTTATGCCTACGCCTACCCAAAGCCGGACGGGTTCGAGCAGTATTCGGTGCAACCGGAAGCCGCCTTTTACAGCGCCCAGATGGGCGAATTTCTCCTGCCCTACGAAGCGGTGCGCCAGGCGGACGACCCGGAAGGGACGCTTCTTGCTTTCTTGCAGAGCACCTACGAGGCTGCCGCCGATCTGGCCCAGTGGGATCGCCGCGAACTGGAGCGCTTACCGGTGGCGCAATCAACACGCTAG
- a CDS encoding DNA-3-methyladenine glycosylase — protein MRVHHPYHEIPVETLNVDFFNLSPLSVARRLIGCAVVRVLAGERLSGRIVETEAYGGLRDPSCYVVRRDERIWSLLSGPPGVLYLHRAYRHWLLNITCDAVGEPACVLIRALEPTGGEERMRQLRRGARDLTNGPARLVEALAIDSAWEASALPRAEFWLEAGEPVPEEQVLNTVRIGLTRGKDLPWRFAVRDSPWVSRSVEAVLSEASLSAGL, from the coding sequence ATGCGAGTACATCACCCTTACCACGAAATACCTGTGGAAACACTGAATGTAGATTTTTTTAATCTTTCGCCTTTATCGGTAGCGCGTCGGTTGATCGGGTGCGCGGTAGTGCGCGTCCTGGCAGGCGAGCGCCTGAGCGGCCGGATTGTCGAGACTGAAGCCTACGGCGGCCTGCGCGATCCTTCCTGCTATGTCGTGCGGCGCGACGAGCGCATCTGGTCTTTGCTGTCGGGACCGCCCGGAGTCCTCTATTTGCACCGCGCCTATCGGCATTGGCTATTAAACATCACCTGCGACGCGGTAGGCGAACCGGCCTGCGTGCTTATCCGCGCCCTGGAGCCCACCGGCGGCGAGGAGCGCATGCGGCAGCTGCGCCGGGGCGCGCGGGATCTGACCAACGGTCCGGCCCGCCTGGTGGAGGCTCTGGCCATCGATTCCGCCTGGGAGGCGAGCGCCCTGCCGCGAGCGGAATTCTGGCTGGAGGCGGGCGAGCCGGTGCCCGAGGAGCAGGTGCTCAACACGGTGCGCATTGGTCTGACCCGCGGCAAGGACTTGCCCTGGCGCTTCGCTGTGCGGGATAGCCCCTGGGTGTCCCGGTCGGTGGAAGCGGTACTCTCTGAAGCATCGCTCTCTGCCGGTCTCTAG